One stretch of Corynebacterium auriscanis DNA includes these proteins:
- a CDS encoding ABC transporter ATP-binding protein: MSIGTHPVAARAIKLEKKYGQGETAVQALRGVNVEFEMGRLTAIMGPSGSGKSTLMHCLAGLDSITGGNCFIGDTEISSMKDKEITALRRDHLGFIFQSFNLVPTLTARENITLPSDIAGRPVDESWFDEVTKRLGLSERLGHRPSELSGGQQQRVACARALVSKPHIVFGDEPTGNLDSNSSTEVLNILRTAVDSDGQTVVIVTHDPRAASFADRVIFLADGQIVEDLNQPSAESILSTMAKIQEL, encoded by the coding sequence ATGTCGATCGGTACACACCCGGTTGCAGCTCGCGCAATCAAATTGGAAAAGAAGTATGGACAGGGAGAAACCGCAGTCCAAGCACTACGCGGCGTCAATGTTGAATTTGAAATGGGTAGGCTCACCGCAATTATGGGTCCATCCGGTTCCGGAAAGTCGACTCTCATGCATTGCTTGGCGGGGTTGGACTCGATCACCGGCGGGAATTGCTTCATTGGAGATACTGAGATCTCTTCCATGAAAGATAAAGAGATTACCGCTCTTCGGCGCGATCACTTGGGATTCATATTTCAGTCCTTCAACCTTGTACCGACTCTCACGGCGAGAGAAAATATCACACTGCCTAGTGATATTGCTGGTCGCCCCGTCGATGAATCATGGTTTGACGAGGTTACTAAGCGGCTGGGTTTGTCCGAGCGCCTAGGCCACCGCCCGTCAGAGCTTTCCGGTGGTCAGCAACAGCGCGTGGCTTGTGCACGTGCATTGGTTTCTAAGCCCCACATTGTTTTTGGTGATGAACCGACGGGCAACCTCGATTCCAACAGCTCGACAGAAGTTCTCAACATCCTCCGCACGGCGGTGGATAGCGACGGTCAAACGGTGGTTATAGTCACCCACGACCCACGGGCGGCTTCGTTTGCGGACCGGGTAATTTTCCTTGCCGACGGCCAAATCGTCGAAGATCTGAATCAACCATCGGCAGAGTCAATTCTGTCGACCATGGCAAAGATTCAAGAGTTGTAA
- a CDS encoding ABC transporter permease, with the protein MNKSLWRISVRSVLANKIRFILTILSVVLGTGFIAGSFMFTDALQRSFDGIVRSSFSDVDVAVQPKPGHPFKVSDDLQSKLKNHPGVEKVNVSDQVTALLADKDDQVIKTGGAPSVVMAFYGPDDVVGPPLNIVSGEAPVGAKEVMLNQTAAEKSNVHAGDKMSVFTPDGQRLDVTVSGLYTLDMELGGFAGAVMDEKAFIDNFTNGYLKQGYFVKGAPGADPAQLSQTLAKEFPNAKVEEGSTVADRQSQQIREGLQFVNYFLVAFGLVALLVGTFIIANTFSMIVAQRMREFALLRSLGMSQGQLTTSVILEAILVGIVGSLLGVAAGVGIVKAIYAIMDGLGFGLPSSGLTLTPQAILIPLLLGLVVTIASAWAPARRAGRVHPVEAMRSGDRSSASSLTVRTIAGAVLLAGGAAAAIFSAFAWTGADTKPRAIVVGLGAFLIILGTFLVSPALSRVIVPGLGRVIGAPFGAVGRLASTNSQRNPRRTAATAFALALGIALVASFGMLGASMKASIRGVLESNISADLVVAGDSQGAFTVTQPALQDVKKTSGVGRATALRVAPLEALDTKKKGASMIALDGPVQDGVKTTVASGTLDLGDDGMIADKDYAAANGWEIGDKIKLGVASVPGGGMDSKVPDQIKGKPIATVTLKGTYESNQILGQEVISQNVVDSVMKNDSVLSPFAGKIPIIMVLVNAADGTSVEELQTNLGDSLKKHIIFQVLTPQEMAGQSAQLVNGMLNTLYALLALAIIVAVLGIINTLALNVIERRQEIGMLRAVGTFRGQVRRMITLEAIQIAIYGALVGVLVGLGLGWCFIKVLQGTGLNEIAVPWGQVAAMMVGSAVVGAIAALWPAHKAARTAPLEAITE; encoded by the coding sequence ATGAATAAGAGTTTATGGCGCATTTCCGTGCGCAGCGTTTTGGCGAACAAGATCCGGTTTATCTTGACTATTTTGTCCGTCGTTCTCGGCACTGGGTTCATCGCTGGTTCCTTTATGTTCACCGATGCCTTGCAACGTTCGTTTGATGGCATTGTTCGAAGTAGTTTTAGTGACGTGGACGTGGCTGTTCAACCCAAACCCGGGCACCCTTTTAAGGTCTCTGACGATCTGCAATCCAAACTGAAAAACCACCCCGGAGTTGAGAAGGTTAATGTCTCAGACCAAGTAACGGCTCTTCTTGCTGACAAAGACGACCAAGTCATCAAAACAGGCGGAGCGCCTTCCGTTGTAATGGCCTTTTATGGACCTGATGACGTTGTAGGCCCACCGTTGAACATAGTATCGGGCGAAGCTCCTGTGGGTGCTAAGGAAGTGATGCTCAACCAGACAGCGGCTGAAAAGAGCAACGTGCACGCAGGCGATAAAATGTCCGTTTTTACACCCGACGGCCAACGGTTAGATGTGACCGTCAGTGGTTTGTACACTCTTGACATGGAGCTCGGGGGTTTCGCTGGGGCGGTCATGGACGAGAAAGCTTTTATCGACAACTTCACCAACGGCTACTTGAAGCAAGGCTATTTTGTTAAAGGTGCTCCCGGTGCGGACCCTGCCCAGCTAAGCCAAACGCTGGCGAAAGAATTCCCCAATGCCAAGGTAGAGGAGGGAAGTACGGTCGCGGACCGACAGTCACAGCAGATTAGAGAGGGATTGCAGTTCGTTAACTACTTCCTCGTCGCCTTCGGATTGGTCGCCTTGTTGGTTGGAACGTTCATTATTGCTAACACGTTCTCGATGATTGTCGCCCAACGCATGCGGGAGTTTGCGCTGTTGCGCTCGCTGGGCATGTCCCAAGGCCAACTAACTACCTCGGTCATCCTAGAAGCCATCTTGGTTGGGATCGTCGGCTCGCTCTTGGGGGTTGCCGCCGGAGTGGGAATCGTGAAAGCTATTTACGCCATAATGGACGGTCTTGGCTTTGGGTTGCCTTCGTCAGGATTAACTTTGACGCCCCAAGCCATCCTGATTCCACTGCTCCTTGGGTTGGTCGTCACTATCGCCAGCGCGTGGGCACCGGCCCGCCGAGCGGGCCGCGTGCACCCTGTCGAGGCAATGCGCTCTGGAGACCGGTCTTCGGCAAGTTCGCTGACAGTGCGAACGATCGCGGGTGCGGTCCTCCTAGCTGGTGGTGCTGCCGCCGCGATATTCTCCGCGTTTGCCTGGACAGGTGCGGACACGAAACCCCGGGCCATCGTTGTCGGTCTAGGTGCCTTCCTCATCATCCTGGGGACGTTCCTAGTTTCTCCCGCACTGTCGCGCGTCATCGTGCCGGGATTGGGCCGAGTAATCGGTGCGCCGTTTGGTGCTGTAGGGCGCCTTGCATCCACGAATTCGCAGCGAAATCCACGACGGACAGCTGCGACTGCATTCGCATTGGCACTAGGAATTGCCCTTGTTGCCTCTTTCGGAATGCTGGGAGCGTCCATGAAAGCTTCAATTCGTGGGGTATTGGAAAGCAATATCAGCGCAGACCTTGTGGTTGCAGGTGATTCACAGGGAGCATTCACTGTCACGCAGCCCGCTCTCCAGGACGTGAAGAAAACTTCAGGGGTGGGACGTGCCACCGCCTTGCGTGTAGCACCGCTTGAGGCTCTCGATACGAAGAAGAAGGGCGCGTCGATGATTGCATTGGACGGTCCTGTACAGGATGGAGTGAAGACAACGGTCGCGAGCGGAACGTTGGACCTGGGGGATGATGGAATGATCGCCGACAAAGACTACGCTGCGGCGAATGGTTGGGAGATTGGCGACAAAATCAAACTTGGCGTTGCCAGTGTTCCGGGAGGTGGCATGGACTCGAAGGTGCCGGATCAGATTAAGGGCAAGCCCATTGCCACTGTCACGCTGAAGGGTACCTACGAGTCAAACCAAATTCTGGGTCAAGAAGTGATTAGTCAGAATGTGGTGGATTCGGTCATGAAAAATGACTCGGTACTATCTCCATTTGCAGGAAAGATCCCCATCATCATGGTGCTGGTGAATGCTGCCGATGGTACGTCAGTCGAGGAGCTTCAAACCAACTTGGGCGATTCGCTCAAGAAGCACATCATCTTTCAGGTTTTAACACCGCAAGAAATGGCGGGCCAAAGTGCCCAATTGGTGAATGGAATGCTGAATACCTTGTACGCCCTGTTGGCACTGGCCATTATCGTGGCAGTTCTGGGAATCATCAATACCTTGGCACTAAATGTCATCGAGCGTCGCCAAGAGATCGGAATGCTCAGGGCCGTCGGTACTTTCCGGGGGCAAGTCCGTCGGATGATTACCCTAGAAGCCATCCAGATCGCAATCTATGGCGCACTGGTTGGTGTTCTTGTTGGCCTCGGATTAGGGTGGTGCTTCATCAAGGTGCTGCAAGGAACAGGACTGAATGAAATTGCAGTTCCGTGGGGACAAGTAGCAGCAATGATGGTGGGTTCTGCGGTAGTCGGAGCAATAGCTGCGTTGTGGCCAGCACACAAGGCGGCGCGCACGGCGCCTCTGGAAGCCATTACAGAGTAA